In Solimonas sp. K1W22B-7, the DNA window AGGCCGGCCAGCCGGTGTCGCCGGGCGACCGCATCACGCTCGACGGCAAGCCCCTGCGCCTGTCCAGCAAGGTGGAACCGCCGCGCGTGCTGCTGTTCAAGAAGCGCGCCGGCGAGATGGTGACGCGTGACGATCCCGAAGGCCGCCGCACGGTGTTCCGCAAATTGCCCGAGCTGGACAGCGGCCGCTGGATCGCCGTGGGCCGTCTCGACATCAACACCTCCGGCCTGCTGCTGCTGACCAACCATGGCGAGCTGGCGCGGCGCCTGACCCACCCCAGCTTCGAGGTGCCGCGGCGCTACGCGGTGCGTGTGCTGGGCGAGATCACTCCTGAAGTGCTGCAGCGCCTGCGCACCGGCGTGACGCTGGAGGACGGCGAAGCCCATTTCGAATCGATCGCTCCCGGCGTCAACGAGGACGGCCACAGCGCCAACCAGTGGTACGAGGTGATGCTGCGCGAGGGGCGCAACCGCGAGGTGCGGCGCCTGTTCGAATCGCAGAAGCTGCAGGTCAGCCGCCTGATCCGCGTCAGCTACGGCCCGCTGGAACTGGGCCGCGGCATCCGCAGCGGCGGCTATCGCGAGGCCACGCCGGAAGAACTGCTGGCGCTGATGTCGGCCGTGGGCCTGGAAGCCGAGGCGGTGGTGGCCAAGCCCAAGTCCGACCGCAAGCGGCGCATCGACGAGGACGATGACTCCGAGGTGCCGTTCCAGGCCAAGAAGCTGACGCGCCATGCCGGCAAGAGCGCGCGTCCCTGGGAGTCGCAGCCCTCCGCGCGCACGCCCCGTTCCGGCGGCACCAAGAAGATCGCCCCGTCGAACAAGGGTGGTGTTTCGCGGAAGCCGGGTGGTTCGAAGAAGGGCGGGCGCTAGTTGTTTCCCGTAGGAGCGGCTGTCAGCCGCTCCTGCAAAAGCCCTCCAGCCGCGGCGCATACTCCGGTGCACCTTTTTCGCCGGAGCCTGCCATGCCCAGCACCGAAACCCTCGAGCGCTTCATCGCCCGCGTCGAAGACAACGCGCATCCGGAGGCGATCGAGGAGTTCTACGCGCCGCACGCGACCATGCGTGAGAACCAGTCGGCGCCGCGCGTCGGCCGCGGTACGCTGGTGAGCAATGAGCGTGGCGTGATGGCGCGGGCGCAGTCGGTGCGCTCGCAGTGCGTCCGCCCGGTGCTGGCCAGTGGCGAGCACGTGGCGATCCGCTGGATCTTCGATTTCCATTGGCGCGACGGCAGCCACAGCCACATCGAGGAAGTGACCTGGCAGCGCTGGGAAGGCGAGCAGATCGCCGAGGAAACCTTCTTCTACGATCCGGCGCAGATGCGGCCGGTGAAGCGGCCGGCCTGATTCGCAAGGGACCGCGATCGCCGTCCCCTGCAAGCTCCGGGTGAAAGCGCCCGGGCCTGCCTACGCCGGCCCGAGCAGTTCCGGCGTGCCGACGATCCAGTTGAGCCGCGCGCAGACGCGGGTTTCCATCGGCCGTGCCAGCAGCGGCAGCTTGCCGAAGCGCTGGTAGGCCGGATGATCGCCGAACTCCACCTTGGCGCTGCCGCGCGCGCCGCGGTAGCCCTCGCCGACGGCGGCACAGCGGCTGCGCAGGACCTGCCCCTGCAGGATCGAGAAGCTGTTGAAGCTCAGGTCCATGTGCCATTGCAGGTAGCTGCGCGGCGCGGAGACTTCCAGCGCCGCCAGGCGGTGGCCGTCGGCTTCCATGCTGGCCAGGCCGGTCTGGCTGCCGAGTGCGAACTCCGCATGGGCGAGCTGACGCGGCAGGCCGTAGAGCTGTACGCCGACATCGCGCGCCCGCACACGGTCCACCGCCGATTCCAGCGTGAACAGTCCCAGGGCAGGATCCTGCCCACCGCGCAGGGCTTCGCGCAGCAGCGACCAGGCGGGCAGGCGCCTGGGGGTATCCAGGAACATCGGCGTGGCGATGCTCAGCTCCTGGTAACGCCCGAGGCCGCCGCGATGAACGTGGTTGGCGGACACCAGCAGCACGCCGTGCCAGGGCGTGATGCGCGCCGGCGTCAGCCGCGTGGTCGGCGGCAGCAAGGGGCGCAGGGTGGCCAGCGGCACGGCGAAGGCGGCCGAGACCATGCTGACGTCGGTGTGGATCAGCGGGAAGCGGTTGGGCGGGCCATACCAGCCCGACCATTCGACCTGCACCAGCGGCTGCGCGGCCAGGGCCTCGAACAGCTTCGGCTCGATCAGGTTGTCGCGGCCCTCGGCCTCGTCGGCCAGCAGGGTTTCAGGAGTCGGCGCCACGCCTTCCCTGAGACGCGCGCGCAGCTTGCCCGGCAGTTCCACGGGCACTACCGGCGGCAACCCCGGCAGGCGCAGCATCAGGGGGTCCTCATCAGGCGCGCCGCCAGCCAGGCCAGCCAGGGGCGTGGCGTGAGGCGCGTGAAGAAGGCAGACAGGGCATTGAACCAGCCGGGCACCACGACGTAGCGCCGCGACAGCATGGCGCGGATGCCGGCCTGCGCCACGGCGGGGCTGGTCATCATCGTGGCGTCGTGGAACCAGTTGCGCTTCTGGCCCGAGACGTCCAGGAACTCGGTGGCGGTGACGCCGGGGCAGATCACGGTGCAGGACACGCCGCTGCCGCGCAGCTCGAAATTGAGGGCGTTGCCGTAGTTGAGCACGTAGGCCTTGGCGGCGCCGTAGGAGGCGTAGGTCGGCGAAGGCTGGAAGGCGCCGGTGGAGGCCACCTGCAGGATGTAGCCGCTGCCGCGCTTGACCATGTCCCTGGCGAACAGCTGGGTCAGCTGGGTCAGCGCCACCACGTCCAGTTGCAGCATCTCGTTGGCACGGCGCGGCGGCAGGTCGATGTCGCGGCCGAACAGGCCGAAGCCGGCGTTGTTGACCAGCACGTCCACGGCCAGCTTCTGCTGGCGCATGAGGTCATGCAGGGCGCGGGGCGCCTCGGGCTGCGACAGGTCCAGGGTCACCACGGTGACCTCGGTGCCGTGGGCGGCCTTCAGCTCCTGCTGCAGCTGCTTGAGCCGGTCTTCGCGGCGTGCCACCACCACCAGGCGGCAGCCGCGGCGTGCCAGTTCGCGGGCGAAATCCACCCCGAGCCCCGACGAGGCCCCGGTGACGAGCGCAGTCTTGCCAGCGATGACGGGATCCGCCATGGCTCCCCCTGAATAATAATTGGTCGCAATTGTTGCATGGAGCGGCCACCCGTGCCGCTCTCCGCAACGGAATTCCTGCTCCCGCTGCTGTCAGCAATTCCCGGCGGCGGATCAGGCCAGGGGCCCGGCCGGCGCGTCCGCGTCTTCGCGGGCCAGCCGCGCGCCGTGCCGGCCGGGCGAACCGGTATTGCGGCACAGCGCCGAGTAGAACGCCGGCACCACGTACAGCGTCAGGACGGTGGAGAACAGCACCCCGAACAGGATGACGATGCCCAGGATGCTGCGTGCCTCGTGACCGGCTCCGCTGGAGAAGATCAGCGGCACGGCGCCGGCCATGGTCGCCACCGAGGTCATCAGGATCGGCCGCAGGCGGATCTGGCTGGCGGTCATCAGGGCTTCCTCGAAGCCGTGCCCGGCATCGCGCTGCTGGTTGGCGAATTCCACGATCAGGATGCCGTTCTTCGCCGCCAGGCCGATCAGCATGACGATGCCGATCTGCGCGTAGACGTTGAGCGTGATGCCCAGCGCCCACAGCGCGCCCAGGGCGCCGAACACGGCCAGCGGCACGGTGGTCATGATCACCAGCGGGTGCATGAAGCTCTCGAACTGTGCCGCCAGCGCGAGGTAGACGATCAGCAGCGCCATGGCGAAGGTGAACAGCAGCGCGCTGCTGGACTCCTTGAAGTCGCGCGAGTCGCCCTTGTAGCTGAGGCGCACGTGCTCGGGCAGTTCCTCGCGGATGATGCCCTCCATGTAGTCCAGCGCCTGGCCCAGGGTGTAGCCGGGCGTCAGGCCGGCGGTGAGGGTGATCGAGCGCAGGCGGTCGACGCGGTTGTAGCTGGCGGCGGCGGCCTTTTCCTTGAGTGTCACCAGCGAGGTCAGCGGCACCAGGCTGTTGTCGGTCTGCGAGCGCACGTAGATGTCGGACAGGTCCTGCGGATCGCGGCGCTGCTCGTCCGGTGCCTGCAGGATGATGTCGTACTCCTCGCCGTTCTGCTCGAAGCGGGTCACCGTGCGGCCGCCCATGAAGGTTTCCAGCGCGGTGGCGATGGCCGTCACCGGCACGCCGCGGTCGCCGGCGCGGTTCAGGTCCATGTCCAGCTCGATCTGCGGCTTGGTCTCCTTGTAGTCGGAGTCCAGGCGCTGCAGGCCGGGATTCTCGGCGGCGCGGCGCAGGATGCGGTCGCGCCACTCGGCCAGCTCGGCGTAGTCGCTGCCGCCCAGCACCACCTGCAGCGGCTGGTTGGCGCCGCCGCGCTGGCCGAAGCCGGCACGCTGGTTGACCACGGCGCGCACGCCCGGCAGGTCGCGCAGGGCCTTGCTGTATTCCTCGCCGACCTCGAGGGAGCTGCGTTCGCGTGCCTTCCAGTCGCTCAGCGTCAGCGACAGGTTGCCGTTGTTGACGTCGTCCGAGCCGCCGCCGGTGGAGGGGATGCGGAACATCACGCGATCGACTTCGCCCTGGCCGATGCGCGGCAGGACCATCGCTTCGATCTGCTGCATCTCGCGCTGGGTGTAGGACAGGCTCGCGCCTTCCGGCGCGGTGACCTGGATGATGAAGCCGCCGCGATCCTCGCTGGGGGCGAATTCCTGGGGGATGGTGTGGAACAGCAGCCAGGTACCCAGGCCCAGCAGTCCCAGCGCGATCCAGGCGTAGCGTGGCCGCCGCACGAAGCCGCCCAGCGTGCGGCCATAGGCCTGCGACAGGCGCTCGAAGTTGTGCTCGATGGCCTGTGCCAGCCGGCCGCCGTGGTCGTTCTTGCGCAGCAATGCGGCGCTCAGCACCGGCGCCAGGGTCAGCGCCACGATCGCCGAGCAGATCACGCTGCCGGCCAGGGCCAATGCGAATTCGCGGAACAGTCGGCCGACGTTGCCCTCGAGGAAGCCGATCGGCACGAATACCGCCACCAGCACGGCGGTGACCGCGACGATGGCGAAGCCTACCTCGCGCGCACCGCGGTAGGCCGCCAGCAGCGGCGACTCGCCCAGTTCGATGCGGCGGTGGATGTTCTCCACCATGACGATGGCGTCGTCCACCACCAGGCCGATCGCCAGCACCAGCGCCAGCAGTGTCAGGATGTTGATGGAGAAGCCGAAGGCGTTGAGGAAGATGAACGAGGCCAGCAGCGAGATCGGCACGGTGATCGCCGGGATCAGCGTGGCGCGGGCGTTGCCCAGGAACAGGAAGATCACCACGATCACGAACAGGGCGGCATAGACCAGCGTCAGTTCCACCTCGTGCAGCGAGGCCTCGATGAAGGTCGAGGTGTCGTAGTTGACCTCCAGCTTCATGCCCTCGGGCAGGTCGGCCGAGATGACCTTCATCAGGTCCTTGGCCTGCTGCGCCACCGTCAGGGTATTGGCGGTGGAGGTCTTGACGATGCCGATGCCCAGTGCGTTG includes these proteins:
- a CDS encoding pseudouridine synthase, whose product is MTTPAAPSAPGAGERIQKALATAGVASRREIESMIAEGRIHVNGQPAKAGQPVSPGDRITLDGKPLRLSSKVEPPRVLLFKKRAGEMVTRDDPEGRRTVFRKLPELDSGRWIAVGRLDINTSGLLLLTNHGELARRLTHPSFEVPRRYAVRVLGEITPEVLQRLRTGVTLEDGEAHFESIAPGVNEDGHSANQWYEVMLREGRNREVRRLFESQKLQVSRLIRVSYGPLELGRGIRSGGYREATPEELLALMSAVGLEAEAVVAKPKSDRKRRIDEDDDSEVPFQAKKLTRHAGKSARPWESQPSARTPRSGGTKKIAPSNKGGVSRKPGGSKKGGR
- a CDS encoding nuclear transport factor 2 family protein — translated: MPSTETLERFIARVEDNAHPEAIEEFYAPHATMRENQSAPRVGRGTLVSNERGVMARAQSVRSQCVRPVLASGEHVAIRWIFDFHWRDGSHSHIEEVTWQRWEGEQIAEETFFYDPAQMRPVKRPA
- a CDS encoding SDR family NAD(P)-dependent oxidoreductase, with the protein product MADPVIAGKTALVTGASSGLGVDFARELARRGCRLVVVARREDRLKQLQQELKAAHGTEVTVVTLDLSQPEAPRALHDLMRQQKLAVDVLVNNAGFGLFGRDIDLPPRRANEMLQLDVVALTQLTQLFARDMVKRGSGYILQVASTGAFQPSPTYASYGAAKAYVLNYGNALNFELRGSGVSCTVICPGVTATEFLDVSGQKRNWFHDATMMTSPAVAQAGIRAMLSRRYVVVPGWFNALSAFFTRLTPRPWLAWLAARLMRTP
- a CDS encoding efflux RND transporter permease subunit → MWITDTSVKRPVLATVINLLLVVFGLFGLTSTSVREYPDIDPPIVSISTNYPGASAAVVETQITQLIEDRVAGIEGIKTVTSSSRDGRSQISVEFQLSRNVDDAANDVRDRVSSVVGRLPDQVDPPEIAKADADSNPIIWLVLTSDRMNTLQLTDYAERYLTDRFSTIDGVSQVRYGGDRRYAMRVWLDRGRIAARGLTAEDIETALRQQNIERPAGRIESTEREFGLRTARPFRSAEDFNNLVVARGADGFPVRLSDVAKVELGPQNPRGAFRANGVNALGIGIVKTSTANTLTVAQQAKDLMKVISADLPEGMKLEVNYDTSTFIEASLHEVELTLVYAALFVIVVIFLFLGNARATLIPAITVPISLLASFIFLNAFGFSINILTLLALVLAIGLVVDDAIVMVENIHRRIELGESPLLAAYRGAREVGFAIVAVTAVLVAVFVPIGFLEGNVGRLFREFALALAGSVICSAIVALTLAPVLSAALLRKNDHGGRLAQAIEHNFERLSQAYGRTLGGFVRRPRYAWIALGLLGLGTWLLFHTIPQEFAPSEDRGGFIIQVTAPEGASLSYTQREMQQIEAMVLPRIGQGEVDRVMFRIPSTGGGSDDVNNGNLSLTLSDWKARERSSLEVGEEYSKALRDLPGVRAVVNQRAGFGQRGGANQPLQVVLGGSDYAELAEWRDRILRRAAENPGLQRLDSDYKETKPQIELDMDLNRAGDRGVPVTAIATALETFMGGRTVTRFEQNGEEYDIILQAPDEQRRDPQDLSDIYVRSQTDNSLVPLTSLVTLKEKAAAASYNRVDRLRSITLTAGLTPGYTLGQALDYMEGIIREELPEHVRLSYKGDSRDFKESSSALLFTFAMALLIVYLALAAQFESFMHPLVIMTTVPLAVFGALGALWALGITLNVYAQIGIVMLIGLAAKNGILIVEFANQQRDAGHGFEEALMTASQIRLRPILMTSVATMAGAVPLIFSSGAGHEARSILGIVILFGVLFSTVLTLYVVPAFYSALCRNTGSPGRHGARLAREDADAPAGPLA